Part of the Marinobacter sp. MDS2 genome, CGGCATCGTCTTCAGTGACTGCGGCATCAGCAGCGGTCACCGTTATGTTGGTCGCGTCATCCTTGCCCGTAATAGTGACGTTAACCACCTGAGTCGAACCGTCAGCACTGGTCGCGGTGAAGCTGTCAGTCAGGGTTTGCCCTTCAGCCAGCGCTTGTACCGTCGCGTTGCTGTTATCCAGGCTGTACGTCCAATTGCCAGCACTGTCGAGATCAACCGTGCCGTAGCCGTTGGTAGACGCTGAAGAAGACTGCGCCAAAAACACCGCTTCACCGCTCTCGGCATCGCTGATGGTCAGCGCACCGCTGTCTGTCAGAGTACCGTCCTCACTGACGGCAGCCGAGGCATCACCACCAATCACTGCTGCATCGTTGGTGCCGGTAATGGTGATGTTTTGAGTTTGGGTGCTGCCGTCATCACTGGTGAAAGTGATGGTGTCGGCCAGCGTCTCGCCAGCCGCCAACGCTTGCACCGAGGCGTTGCTATTATCGAGCGCGTAAGTCCAGTTGCCGCTGCCATCTACGGTGACCGTGCCGTAAATCGCGGCGCTGCTGGCTAGCGTGCCTTGGCCAGTATCCGGATCGGTGACAGTCACCGTGCCATTGGCGGTGTTGTTACTCGCATCATCCTCGGTCACCGCCGTGTCCGCGGCGGTTAGGTTGATAGTGGTTGCGTCATCCTTGCCCGTAATAGTGACGTTAACCACCTGAGTCGAACCGTCAGCACTGGTCGCGGTGAAGCTGTCGGTCAGGGTTTGCCCTTCAGCCAGCGCTTGTACCGTCGCGTTGCTGTTATCTAGGCTGTACGTCCAATTGCCAGCACTGTCGAGATCAACCGTGCCGTAACCGTTGGTAGAAGGTGCGGACGTCTGCGAGACAAACACCGCCTCATCGCTATCGGCATCGCTGATAGTCAACGTACCGCTGTCGGACAGAATGCCGTCTTCACTGACAGCAGCCGTGGTATCACCGCCAATCACTGCTGCGTCGTTGGTACCCGTAATAGTGATTGTTTGGGTTTGCGTGGTGCCGTCATCACTGGTGAAAGTGATGGTGTCGGCCAGCGTCTCGCCAGCCGCCAACGCTTGCACCGAGGCGTTGCTATTATCGAGCGCGTAAGTCCAGTTGCCGCTGCCATCTACAGTGACCGTTCCGTAGTTTGCGGTGCTACTGGCTAGCGTGCCCTCACCCGTATCCGGATCAGAAATGGTCACTGTGCCAGTGGCGGTATTGTTGCCGGCGTCGTCTTCGGTGACTGTTGAATCAGCAGCGGTCACCGTTATGTTGGTCGCGTCATCCTTGCCCGTAATAGTGACGTTAACCACCTGAGTCGAACCTTCAGCACTGGTCGCGGTGAAGTTGTCAGTCAGTGTTTGCCCTTCAGCCAGCGCTTGTACCGTCGCGTTGCTGTTATCCAGGTTGTACGTCCAGTTGCCAGCACTGTCGAGATCAACCGTGCCGTAACCATTGGCAGACGCTGCAGAAGACTGCGCCACAAACACCGCTTCACCGCTATCGGCATCGCTGATCGTCAGCGCACCCGTGTCGGACACGATACCGTCTTCACTGACGGCAGCCGTGGTATCACCACCAATCACTGCCACATCGTTGGTACCCGTAATAGTGATGGTTTGGGTTTGCGTGGTGCCGTCATCACTGGTGAAGGTGATGGTGTCGGTCAACGTCTCGCCTGCTGCCAGGGCTTGTACCGCAGGGTCGCCGTTATTCAGCGCGTAGGTCCAGTTGCCGCTGCCATCTACAGTGACCGTTCCGTAGTTTGCGGTGCTACTGGCTAATGTGCCCTGGCCAGTATCCGGATCGCTGACAGTTACGGAACCGTTCGCAGTATTATTTCCGGCATCGTCTTCTGTGACTGCGGCATCAGCAGCGGTCACCGTTATGTTGGTCGCGTCATCCTTGCCCGTAATAGTGACGTTAACCACCTGAGTCGAACCGTCAGCACTGGTCGCGGTGAAGTTGTCAGTCAGTGTTTGCCCTTCAGCCAGCGCTTGTACCGTCGCGTTGCTGTTATCCAGGTTGTACGTCCAGTTGCCAGCACTGTCGAGATCAACCGTGCCGTAACCATTGGCAGACGCTGCAGAAGACTGCGCCACAAACACCGCTTCACCGCTATCGGCATCGCTGATTGTCAACGCACCCGTGTCGGACACGATACCGTCTTCACTGACGGCGGCCGAGGCATCACCACCAATTACTGCTGCGTCATTCGCTCCAGTGATGGTAATAGCCTGGGTTTGCGTGGTGCCGTCATCACTGGTGAAAGTGATGGTGTCGGCCAGCGTCTCGCCAGCCGCCAACGCTTGTACCGAGGCGTTGCTATTATCGAGCGCGTAAGTCCAGTTGCCGCTGCCATCTACAGTGACCGTTCCGTAGTTTGCGGTGCTACTGGCTAATGTGCCCTGGCCAGTATCCGGATCGCTGACAGTTACGGAACCGTTCGCAGTATTATTTCCGGCATCGTCTTCAGTGACTGCGGCATCAGCAGCGGTCACCGTTATGTTGGTCGCGTCATCCTTGCCCGTAATAGTGACGTTAACCACCTGAGTCGAACCGTCAGCACTTGTCGCGGTGAAGCTGTCAGTCAGGGTTTGCCCTTCAGCCAGCGCTTGTACCGTCGCATTGCTGTTATCCAGGTTGTAAGTCCAATTGCCAGCACTGTCGAGATCAACCGTGCCGTAACCATTGGTAGACGCAGCGGAAGACTGCGCCAAAAACACCGCTTCACCGCTCTCGGCATCGCTGATAGTCAGCACTCCGCTGTCGGACAGAATGCCGTCTTCACTGACAGCAGCCGTGGTATCACCGCCAATCACTGCTGCGTCATTCGCTCCAGTGATGGTAATAGCCTGGGTTTGCGTGGTGCCGTCATCACTGGTGAAAGTGATGGTGTCGGTCAACGTCTCGCCTGCTGCCAGGGCTTGTACCGCAGGGTCGCCGTTATTCAGCGCGTAGGTCCAGTTGCCGCTGCCATCCACGGTGACCGTGCCGTACGTCGCAGTGCTGCTGGCCAAGGCGCCCTCACCCGTATCCGGATCGGAAATGGTCACGGTGCCAGTGGCCGTATTATTGCCGGCGTCGTCTTCGGTGACCGCCGTATCCGCGGCGGTCACGCTGATCGTGGCCGCATCGTTGACGCCGGTGTAACTAATCGTCGCCGCCAGGATGTTGGAATCCAGCGCCCCGTCATTGACCGTGACGTCGAACGCCGGCATCACTTCGTTTCCATCGTCCACAAACTCCACCAGACCACTATTGAGTTGGGCACTGGTGAAGCTGGTGATCGGTACGTTAGCGTTGTTGCTGAGCTGGAAATATCCGCCGTTGAGGCCGCTGATTGTGAAGGTAAATTCTGTGTCGTCAGGATCGGTGATACCAAAGTTCGCCGCAGACAAACCGACAGTCTGACCTTCGATCAGAGTTAAGGCCGCGCTGTCCAACACCGGCGCTTCATTTGTATCCGTTACCTGGATAGTGAATATCTCGTCGTAACTCAATCCACCGGCATCAGTGACTCTAACAGTAATGTTATGTGATGCCGCCGTCTCATAATCGATCAGGGAAGCATCCAGTACGGTGATATCGCCGCTTACTGAATCAATGTCGAAACGGCCACCCGCGTTATCTACGAGTGTGTAGCTGAAGCTGTCACCACGGTCGGGATCTATCGTCGATAAAGTGCCGACGACAGTTCCATTGGGGGAGTTTTCCGGAGAGGAAAGGATTAATTCCGGATTGCTCGGCGTGAATCCAGTACCACTTGTGTGCTGCACGGTCAGGTTGTTACCACCGACGCTTTCCACAATCGTGCCACTAGTGGACAGGTTGTCGAATATCCAGTTCGCGACCATGCCCGGTTCATTACTGGGCAGCGTCTGAGTGTAGTTCGTCGCAACTTCAGTAGCTGTGCGCACATCATCGAAGAGCCGGATATCATAAAGCTCTCCGTTGAAATATTCTTGGGACTCAAAAGTGCCACCGACACTGTCCTGCTCGAGGCCGAACATCAGCGTCCCGCCAGTCGGGATCGTCTGGCCAGTCGATAAACCGGTATTACTGTCAATCAATGCGCCATCGATGTATACGCTCCAGTCTCCCGCGCTGTTGTCCCAGCTCACAGACAGGGTGTGGCGTTGCCCATCCATCAGGGTCGCGTTGTAATTAATGGCATTCGAAAAAGCGGCGGCGCCTGTTCCGATATCCAGCTCAAGCGTATTATCTGCCATTGTATTAATAGCTAGCACGTCGCCGCCTGACGCAGTGTTGTACGATATGAAAGGCACCTCGTTGGAGAAGTTGTTGC contains:
- a CDS encoding VCBS domain-containing protein, with the protein product MNRKDKKRTAPVIEALEPRMMFSADMFGGAVDNPAADDPLASLLDDTAAVLEKQTAQLYKEQTDAALAEPLSSEGDVTSPLEEASPRLELVFVDTDTPDYQQLVDDLLSNSDNSRCFEVILLDNNSDGIEQITAALPDYHGIDAIHLISHGEDGVVDLGNTQLNNQNLVTYQAQLQSWGEHLNADADILFYGCELAASTDGQALIDKIATLTAADIAASDDLTGNWDMGGDWELEYKTGLIETGALFSDATLDSWDHTLAAAVDVTSTGVSTGGNILVSHTTSGSDRLMTIVVTLNHRLATDSVDSITYGSQSATFVGAEKNGDSRIEIWTLVAPDVGTNNVDVTFSGNSDGAAVGVTTFTGVDQANPITARQFNSGISGTAAITVASAAGELVYGGVSVDDPTDYNLIAGAGAGQENNWDAYGYEINAGGSTKAGAPSVDMAWSWAGADNWTAFALSIKSVPLTVDTTSDEADGDTSSIEALHLNKGADGKISLREAIEAANATPNGAIADTIRFNITDPLVDGAHTITLGSALPTITDTLILDGTSEPDFSGNPVIRIDGISATGTVDGLKFSATSDHSILRGLMITNFSGNGVQIDSGADGITLSGNWIGTAGAGTAVGVGNSNSGINVQGANTVIGGTGANEGNVITNNNNEGINITGSGATGTIIQGNIIGLDPDGSTGSGNTDVGIAVLSGADNTTIGGTTASARNVISNNFEGIEINSNNNTVQGNYIGTDITGTLDRGNRSDDGIEIQGNATGNLIGGTETGAGNLIAFNALDGVNIVNGSGNTVLGNQIHSNSDMGIDLGTTGVTSNDANDGDTGANNLQNYPAITTALLTGSNLTLSGTLDTNGATTSYRIEFFGNTAGTQDATNGEGRFFLGSTTVTTNGTGDGSFNDVILTGITLNEGDYVTATATKVDDAGQVGSDDQLAYGDTSEFAANVVIANGNNAPVLSGANDLNSINEDDVNNSGTLVSGLIAGQVSDADSGSSGGIAVVGVDNTNGTWEFTTNGGGIWTAFGSPSTAAARLLAGDVNTLVRFVPDADWNGTVTNGITFRAWDQTSGANGSSMAIDEGTRFTLDEFSSVSYSNNDGTNAWSTDWAEVDSNSAGSDPTDGRIRVSGNELKFQVASAGNSLSREVNLENATGATLSFSYDNALGGSATLLAQVSSDGGTTYDTVATFNSTINQGVGTQTIDLSSHLSSNTLVRFYVSGGETGAGINNLSIDNVQVEYTELGGGSSPFSSTTASASVVVNAMADTPSVTNTSTTEDTQSTSGLVITPNPADGSEVTHYKVTGITDGTLYKNDGVTQIINGDFITVAEGSAGLKFTPTADFNGSGTFTIQASTSNSDAGLGGGTTVATVNVAPVNDAPTDLITTSTSQSGLSLNEDGNDSYLVADNGLPSPLSQFTVEVQFEGNNFSNEVPFISYNTASGGDVLAINTMADNTLELDIGTGAAAFSNAINYNATLMDGQRHTLSVSWDNSAGDWSVYIDGALIDSNTGLSTGQTIPTGGTLMFGLEQDSVGGTFESQEYFNGELYDIRLFDDVRTATEVATNYTQTLPSNEPGMVANWIFDNLSTSGTIVESVGGNNLTVQHTSGTGFTPSNPELILSSPENSPNGTVVGTLSTIDPDRGDSFSYTLVDNAGGRFDIDSVSGDITVLDASLIDYETAASHNITVRVTDAGGLSYDEIFTIQVTDTNEAPVLDSAALTLIEGQTVGLSAANFGITDPDDTEFTFTISGLNGGYFQLSNNANVPITSFTSAQLNSGLVEFVDDGNEVMPAFDVTVNDGALDSNILAATISYTGVNDAATISVTAADTAVTEDDAGNNTATGTVTISDPDTGEGALASSTATYGTVTVDGSGNWTYALNNGDPAVQALAAGETLTDTITFTSDDGTTQTQAITITGANDAAVIGGDTTAAVSEDGILSDSGVLTISDAESGEAVFLAQSSAASTNGYGTVDLDSAGNWTYNLDNSNATVQALAEGQTLTDSFTATSADGSTQVVNVTITGKDDATNITVTAADAAVTEDDAGNNTANGSVTVSDPDTGQGTLASSTANYGTVTVDGSGNWTYALDNSNASVQALAAGETLADTITFTSDDGTTQTQAITITGANDAAVIGGDASAAVSEDGIVSDTGALTISDADSGEAVFVAQSSAASANGYGTVDLDSAGNWTYNLDNSNATVQALAEGQTLTDNFTATSADGSTQVVNVTITGKDDATNITVTAADAAVTEDDAGNNTANGSVTVSDPDTGQGTLASSTANYGTVTVDGSGNWTYALNNGDPAVQALAAGETLTDTITFTSDDGTTQTQTITITGTNDVAVIGGDTTAAVSEDGIVSDTGALTISDADSGEAVFVAQSSAASANGYGTVDLDSAGNWTYNLDNSNATVQALAEGQTLTDNFTATSAEGSTQVVNVTITGKDDATNITVTAADSTVTEDDAGNNTATGTVTISDPDTGEGTLASSTANYGTVTVDGSGNWTYALDNSNASVQALAAGETLADTITFTSDDGTTQTQTITITGTNDAAVIGGDTTAAVSEDGILSDSGTLTISDADSDEAVFVSQTSAPSTNGYGTVDLDSAGNWTYSLDNSNATVQALAEGQTLTDSFTATSADGSTQVVNVTITGKDDATTINLTAADTAVTEDDASNNTANGTVTVTDPDTGQGTLASSAAIYGTVTVDGSGNWTYALDNSNASVQALAAGETLADTITFTSDDGSTQTQNITITGTNDAAVIGGDASAAVSEDGTLTDSGALTISDAESGEAVFLAQSSSASTNGYGTVDLDSAGNWTYSLDNSNATVQALAEGQTLTDSFTATSADGSTQVVNVTITGKDDATNITVTAADAAVTEDDA